One window from the genome of Variovorax sp. PAMC26660 encodes:
- a CDS encoding slipin family protein, producing the protein MLGFNQITIKKNERALLLRNDDFEQLLGPGKHRVFSGFDTIKLERFSLAEPVFEHELADYFLAHEPELVEREFVQVSLGETQAGLRHEDGVLVQILPPATRKLYWRGLREQRVEVIDVAADARLPAELLAKLQSVALRPRAVQGLDGVLLVQVPEFHAGVLTLQGQMQELLPPGNHGFWRFNRQVAVTCVDLRSQIAEVSGQEILTRDKVGLRLNLSAVWRFVDVRQAMAQMPKPAEHVYRELQFGLRAAVGEQTLDALLENKAAIDQTVLAQVRERLQGSGIALESVGVKDIILPGEMKTILAQVVEAEKSAQANVIRRREETAATRSLLNTAKVMEGSPIALRMKELETLERVAERIDKISVIGGLDQVLNGLVTLRPNAP; encoded by the coding sequence ATGCTGGGTTTCAATCAAATCACGATCAAGAAGAACGAACGCGCGCTGCTGCTGCGCAATGACGACTTCGAGCAACTGCTCGGCCCCGGAAAGCACCGGGTGTTCTCGGGCTTCGACACCATCAAGCTGGAGCGCTTCTCGCTTGCCGAACCGGTGTTCGAGCACGAGTTGGCCGACTACTTCCTGGCGCATGAACCTGAACTGGTCGAGCGCGAGTTCGTGCAGGTGTCGTTGGGCGAAACCCAGGCCGGCCTGCGCCACGAAGACGGCGTGCTGGTGCAGATCCTGCCGCCTGCCACGCGCAAACTGTACTGGCGTGGACTGCGCGAGCAGCGCGTCGAAGTGATCGATGTGGCGGCCGATGCGCGTCTGCCGGCCGAGTTGCTGGCGAAGTTGCAGAGCGTGGCCCTGCGTCCGCGTGCGGTGCAGGGGCTCGACGGCGTGCTGCTGGTGCAGGTGCCCGAGTTCCATGCCGGCGTGCTGACGCTCCAGGGCCAGATGCAGGAACTGCTGCCTCCGGGCAACCACGGTTTCTGGCGCTTCAACCGTCAGGTGGCGGTGACTTGCGTGGACCTGCGTTCGCAGATCGCCGAAGTGAGCGGACAGGAAATCCTGACCCGCGACAAGGTGGGGCTGCGGCTGAACCTGTCCGCCGTGTGGCGCTTCGTCGACGTGCGGCAGGCGATGGCACAAATGCCGAAGCCGGCCGAGCATGTGTACCGCGAACTGCAGTTCGGTCTGCGTGCCGCGGTGGGCGAGCAGACGCTCGATGCGCTGCTGGAGAACAAGGCGGCCATCGACCAGACCGTGCTGGCGCAGGTGCGTGAGCGGCTGCAGGGTTCGGGCATAGCGCTGGAAAGCGTGGGCGTGAAGGACATCATCTTGCCCGGCGAGATGAAGACCATCCTTGCCCAGGTGGTGGAGGCCGAGAAGTCGGCCCAGGCCAACGTGATCCGCCGCCGCGAGGAAACCGCGGCCACGCGCTCGCTGCTGAACACCGCCAAGGTGATGGAGGGAAGCCCCATCGCATTGCGCATGAAGGAACTCGAGACGCTGGAGCGCGTGGCGGAACGGATCGACAAGATCTCGGTGATCGGCGGTCTGGACCAGGTGCTCAACGGGCTGGTGACGCTGCGGCCGAACGCGCCTTGA
- the rtcR gene encoding RNA repair transcriptional activator RtcR, with protein MKPIVVIGFLGTQLDAGQGAGRWNKWRPTVSLAQHEDMVVSRMELLYTLRHKALAELVKADIVSVSPETTVNLVPVDLADPWDFGEVYTRLYDWARAYTFDTEREQYWTHITTGTHVAQICMFLLSESRVVPGVLAQTSPPKRQREGEAGKCTLIDLDLSRYDVIARRFDAEQRDAVAFLKSGIATRNARFNALIDEIERVAVRSRAPILLIGPTGAGKSFLARRMFELKQARHQMTGPFVEVNCATLRGDGAASTLFGHKKGSFTGAASDRPGLLRTAHQGALFLDEIGELGLDEQAMLLKAIEEKRFFPVGADKEVASDFQLIAGTNRDLRSDVAQGRFREDLFARINLWTYDLPGLAQRPEDIEPNIDHLLAIHAAENHRVVRFNAEARAAYLRFAQSGEAVWSGNFRDLSASVTRLATLADGGRIPVALVEAEIARLRWLWKHAGPVAAASDGDIDLDTLLGDERAAALDLFDRLQLEAVARVCRQSRSLSDAGRKLFQASREQRSVVNDADRLRKYLAKHGIEWSRIASA; from the coding sequence ATGAAACCTATCGTCGTCATCGGCTTCCTCGGCACCCAGCTCGATGCCGGCCAGGGCGCGGGCCGCTGGAACAAGTGGCGGCCCACCGTCTCGCTGGCCCAGCACGAAGACATGGTCGTCTCGCGCATGGAGCTGCTCTACACGCTGCGGCACAAGGCGCTGGCCGAGCTGGTCAAGGCCGACATCGTTTCTGTCTCGCCCGAGACCACCGTCAACCTGGTGCCCGTCGACCTTGCCGACCCGTGGGACTTCGGTGAGGTCTACACGCGCCTGTACGACTGGGCCCGCGCCTACACCTTCGACACCGAGCGCGAGCAGTACTGGACGCACATCACCACCGGCACGCACGTCGCGCAGATCTGCATGTTCCTGTTGTCCGAATCGCGCGTGGTGCCCGGTGTGCTGGCGCAGACCTCGCCGCCCAAGCGGCAGCGCGAAGGCGAAGCCGGCAAGTGCACGCTGATCGACCTGGACCTGTCGCGCTACGACGTGATCGCGCGGCGTTTCGATGCGGAGCAGCGCGACGCGGTCGCCTTCCTCAAGAGCGGCATTGCCACGCGCAACGCGCGCTTCAACGCCCTGATCGACGAGATCGAACGCGTGGCCGTGCGATCGCGCGCGCCCATCCTGCTGATCGGGCCAACCGGTGCGGGCAAGTCGTTCCTGGCGCGGCGCATGTTCGAGCTGAAGCAGGCGCGCCACCAGATGACCGGACCGTTCGTCGAAGTGAACTGCGCCACGCTGCGCGGCGACGGGGCCGCGTCTACGCTGTTCGGCCACAAGAAGGGTTCCTTCACCGGCGCGGCGAGCGACCGCCCCGGGCTGCTGCGCACAGCGCACCAGGGCGCGCTGTTCCTCGATGAAATCGGCGAGCTGGGCCTCGACGAACAAGCGATGCTGCTGAAAGCCATCGAAGAAAAGCGCTTCTTTCCCGTGGGCGCGGACAAGGAAGTGGCGAGCGATTTCCAGCTCATCGCTGGCACCAATCGCGATCTGCGCAGCGACGTGGCGCAGGGTCGCTTTCGCGAAGACCTGTTCGCGCGCATCAACCTGTGGACCTACGACCTGCCCGGCCTTGCGCAGCGACCCGAAGACATCGAGCCCAACATCGACCACCTGCTGGCCATTCACGCGGCCGAGAACCACCGCGTGGTGCGCTTCAATGCCGAGGCGCGCGCGGCCTACCTGCGCTTTGCGCAAAGCGGCGAAGCGGTGTGGAGCGGCAACTTCCGCGACCTCTCGGCGAGCGTGACGCGGCTGGCCACGCTGGCGGACGGTGGACGCATTCCGGTGGCGCTGGTCGAGGCGGAAATTGCGCGGCTGCGGTGGCTGTGGAAGCACGCGGGTCCAGTCGCAGCGGCGAGCGATGGCGACATCGATCTGGACACGCTGCTCGGCGATGAACGCGCGGCCGCGCTCGACCTGTTCGACAGGCTGCAACTCGAAGCGGTGGCGCGCGTGTGCCGGCAATCGCGCAGCCTCTCCGATGCGGGGCGCAAACTCTTCCAGGCCTCGCGCGAGCAACGCAGCGTGGTGAACGATGCAGACCGCCTGCGCAAGTACCTGGCAAAGCACGGCATCGAATGGAGTCGCATCGCCAGCGCCTGA
- a CDS encoding 2'-5' RNA ligase family protein, with protein sequence MAISAFAVKVPAAESLVGELRRRYDATVALGVPAHITVLVPFMDPALITPDVLARAQRALDHTASFSFSLNKVGRFPETAYLAPEPAGPFVAMTLALADAFPGFPPYEGAFAGVIPHLSVAHGHALDADAAAIELQARLLASGPVHATCTEVTLIENSSGRWQDLHVFQLPQADT encoded by the coding sequence ATGGCCATCTCCGCATTCGCAGTCAAGGTCCCGGCAGCCGAATCGCTTGTGGGCGAGCTGCGCCGCCGGTATGACGCCACCGTGGCACTCGGCGTGCCGGCGCACATCACCGTGCTTGTTCCGTTCATGGACCCGGCGCTGATCACGCCAGATGTGCTGGCGCGCGCACAGCGCGCACTGGACCACACAGCTTCGTTCTCGTTTTCATTGAACAAGGTCGGTCGCTTTCCGGAAACGGCTTACCTTGCGCCAGAGCCGGCCGGGCCCTTCGTCGCGATGACATTGGCGCTGGCAGATGCCTTCCCCGGCTTCCCGCCGTACGAAGGTGCGTTCGCAGGCGTGATCCCGCATTTGTCCGTGGCGCATGGCCATGCGCTCGATGCGGATGCGGCGGCCATCGAATTGCAGGCACGACTTCTTGCGTCGGGCCCTGTGCATGCGACGTGCACAGAGGTCACGCTGATCGAAAACTCATCCGGCCGCTGGCAAGACCTGCATGTCTTCCAACTGCCCCAAGCCGACACCTGA
- a CDS encoding low molecular weight protein tyrosine phosphatase family protein — translation MRNVLFICSRNQWRSPTAEQLWRRHPLVSARSAGTSPNARHRVSFDDIEWADVILVMEEKHKSRLVAEFTRMLEGKPIHVLDIPDEYKYMDPELIEELERSVGSILEID, via the coding sequence ATGCGCAACGTTCTCTTCATCTGCAGCCGCAACCAGTGGCGCAGCCCCACCGCCGAACAACTCTGGCGCCGGCATCCGCTGGTCTCGGCGCGCTCGGCCGGCACCAGTCCGAATGCACGGCACAGGGTGTCCTTCGACGACATCGAATGGGCCGACGTGATCCTCGTGATGGAAGAAAAGCACAAGTCGCGGCTGGTGGCCGAATTCACGCGCATGCTGGAAGGCAAGCCGATCCACGTGCTCGACATTCCGGACGAATACAAATACATGGACCCGGAGCTGATCGAAGAACTTGAACGCTCGGTCGGGTCCATCCTTGAAATTGACTGA
- a CDS encoding exonuclease has protein sequence MTETYISTDVESDGPIPGPHSMLSFGSAAYTADKQLISTFSANLHTLPGAEADPKTAAWWKTQPEAWAACRSDLQDPAHAMKSYVSWLKGLPGRPVFVAYPAGFDFMFVYWYLIRFAGESPFSHSALDMKSFAMAMLKIGYRDSTKRAMPRRWFDKLPHTHVALDDAIEQGALFCNMLAENRAAKDQQP, from the coding sequence ATGACAGAAACCTACATCAGCACCGACGTCGAATCCGACGGCCCCATCCCCGGCCCGCATTCGATGCTCAGCTTCGGCTCGGCCGCCTACACGGCGGACAAGCAACTCATCTCCACCTTCAGCGCCAACCTGCACACCCTGCCCGGTGCCGAAGCCGACCCCAAGACCGCCGCCTGGTGGAAGACGCAACCCGAGGCCTGGGCCGCGTGTCGCTCGGACCTGCAGGACCCGGCGCATGCCATGAAGAGCTACGTGAGCTGGCTCAAGGGACTGCCCGGCCGGCCGGTGTTCGTGGCCTACCCCGCGGGCTTCGACTTCATGTTCGTCTACTGGTATCTCATCCGCTTCGCGGGTGAAAGCCCGTTCAGCCATTCGGCGCTCGACATGAAGTCGTTCGCAATGGCGATGCTGAAAATCGGCTACCGCGACAGCACCAAGCGCGCGATGCCGCGGCGCTGGTTCGACAAGCTGCCTCACACGCACGTGGCGCTGGACGACGCCATCGAACAAGGCGCGCTCTTTTGCAACATGCTCGCGGAGAACCGCGCTGCGAAAGACCAGCAGCCATGA
- a CDS encoding alpha/beta hydrolase — protein MTTGHTVHRWCRRALCTVPLLLAGCVQSMFYYPDSVRYETPDVLGLRYEPVQFTSADGTRLSGWFLPATDRKNPKEAKGTVVHFHGNAQNMSTHWRFVAWLPKQDYNVFVFDYRGYGESEGKPEPKGVFEDSNAALNHVRSRGDVDPERLFVFGQSLGGTNAIAVVGSGNRAGVKAVAIESTFYSYSAIANDKLSGAGLLVGDTYAASKFVAAISPIPLLLIHGTADKVIPPTHSQRLLADAREPKRLIEVPGAGHLEPMTAQRFGHTYRQALTDFFEASMRPAPQQ, from the coding sequence ATGACCACAGGCCACACAGTCCACCGTTGGTGCAGGCGCGCGCTGTGTACCGTGCCGCTCTTGCTGGCCGGCTGTGTGCAGTCGATGTTCTATTACCCCGACAGCGTGCGCTACGAAACGCCCGACGTGCTGGGCCTTCGCTACGAACCGGTGCAATTCACCAGCGCCGACGGCACACGCCTGAGCGGCTGGTTTCTTCCCGCCACGGACCGCAAGAACCCGAAGGAGGCCAAGGGCACGGTGGTTCACTTCCACGGCAACGCGCAGAACATGAGCACGCACTGGCGCTTCGTGGCCTGGCTGCCGAAGCAGGACTACAACGTCTTCGTGTTCGACTACCGCGGCTATGGCGAATCCGAAGGCAAGCCGGAGCCCAAGGGCGTGTTCGAGGATTCCAACGCCGCGTTGAACCACGTGCGCTCGCGCGGCGATGTCGACCCCGAGCGGCTGTTCGTCTTCGGGCAGAGCCTGGGCGGCACCAACGCCATTGCGGTCGTGGGCTCGGGCAACCGTGCGGGCGTGAAGGCCGTGGCCATCGAGTCGACCTTCTATTCGTACTCGGCGATTGCCAACGACAAGCTGTCGGGCGCCGGCTTGCTGGTCGGCGACACCTATGCGGCGTCGAAGTTCGTCGCCGCCATCTCGCCCATTCCGCTGCTGCTGATCCACGGCACGGCAGACAAGGTGATTCCGCCCACGCATTCGCAGCGCCTGCTGGCCGATGCGCGCGAGCCCAAGCGTCTGATCGAAGTACCGGGCGCAGGCCACCTCGAGCCGATGACGGCGCAGAGGTTCGGCCACACCTACCGGCAGGCACTGACGGACTTCTTTGAAGCCTCGATGCGCCCTGCCCCGCAACAATGA
- a CDS encoding ornithine cyclodeaminase family protein codes for MKHFDEATTRAPLNFDRLVPALREAFAAEAQVPPRHVHSIETGGTDPSGKGTVLIMPAWSDAGFLGIKTINIFPGNSARGLPGLHATYVLYDARTGVPLAMMDGNEITARRTAAASALGASFLARKDARRLLVLGTGRIARMLPAAHASVRPIDELWVWNHRIEGAEALAAQWRAEGWNAQAAADLETAVRDHADIVSCATLATAPLVRGEWLAPGSHLDLIGSFTPAMREADVQCFAGARTYVDTNEALQKSGDLLDAIAAGTLHAQDVQGTLAELCRGERAGRASDEERTVFKAVGSALEDLTAATLVWKNAAPT; via the coding sequence ATGAAGCACTTCGACGAAGCCACCACGCGCGCGCCACTGAATTTCGACCGGCTCGTGCCCGCGCTGCGCGAAGCCTTCGCGGCCGAGGCACAGGTGCCGCCGCGCCATGTGCACAGCATCGAGACGGGGGGCACCGACCCAAGCGGCAAGGGCACGGTGCTCATCATGCCGGCGTGGAGCGACGCGGGCTTTCTCGGCATCAAGACCATCAACATCTTTCCCGGCAACAGTGCGCGCGGCCTGCCCGGCCTGCATGCGACCTACGTGCTGTACGACGCGCGCACCGGCGTGCCGCTGGCGATGATGGACGGCAACGAGATCACCGCGCGCCGCACCGCCGCCGCTTCGGCGCTCGGCGCGTCGTTTCTTGCACGCAAGGATGCGCGCCGCCTGCTGGTGCTGGGCACCGGCCGCATCGCGCGCATGCTGCCGGCCGCGCATGCGAGCGTGCGCCCCATCGACGAGCTGTGGGTGTGGAACCACCGCATCGAAGGCGCCGAGGCACTGGCCGCGCAATGGCGCGCCGAAGGCTGGAATGCACAGGCCGCCGCCGACCTCGAAACCGCCGTGCGCGACCACGCCGACATCGTGAGTTGCGCCACGCTGGCCACCGCGCCATTGGTGCGCGGCGAATGGCTCGCACCGGGCTCGCACCTTGACCTGATCGGCAGCTTCACGCCCGCGATGCGCGAGGCCGATGTTCAGTGCTTTGCGGGGGCACGCACTTATGTCGACACGAACGAGGCGTTGCAAAAATCGGGCGACCTGCTCGATGCGATAGCAGCCGGCACGCTGCACGCGCAAGACGTTCAGGGCACGCTGGCCGAGCTGTGCCGCGGCGAGCGCGCGGGTCGCGCGAGCGATGAAGAACGCACCGTGTTCAAGGCGGTTGGAAGCGCGCTCGAAGACCTGACGGCCGCCACGCTGGTGTGGAAAAACGCGGCTCCAACCTGA